The Actinomycetes bacterium genome includes a window with the following:
- a CDS encoding ribonuclease H-like domain-containing protein, whose protein sequence is MYCSKCGIKIDISKNYCPECGQLISGRARHMDRLKNAAANMGKEDNSRNLKYWTESLAPQYSGKNLTDIFGGSQIRTRKGNCLLISTREDFSLNCLDPGQAQEILLSDLKLIYGIGSITEQKLRDEGYRSIRDLVSHPGYGQQARQFLVYLEQNQPKQLTKWISRWCPCSHPHQLLVSSFCDQKNFLLLDIETMGLYNMPVILIGVARIVNGSIRVKQYLARSYEEEAAVLYLLNHNLSKNTVLVSFNGRMFDVPFIRQRLYYYSLVHDLDKIHLDILQFCRFFWKDQFDSFRLSSLEENLLGIQRHQDLPGYMVPQFYQQYLDNGNVDTLVPVINHNRQDLVSLAKLFSLLHKQWKKFQTS, encoded by the coding sequence ATGTATTGCTCAAAGTGCGGCATTAAAATAGATATAAGCAAAAATTATTGCCCTGAATGCGGTCAACTGATAAGTGGAAGGGCCAGACATATGGACCGCTTGAAAAATGCGGCAGCCAATATGGGAAAAGAGGATAATTCCCGGAACTTAAAGTATTGGACAGAGTCTCTTGCTCCCCAGTATAGTGGTAAAAATTTGACTGATATATTCGGGGGCAGCCAGATCAGGACCAGAAAGGGGAATTGTTTATTAATATCTACCCGTGAAGACTTTTCCTTAAATTGCCTTGATCCCGGCCAGGCTCAGGAGATATTATTATCAGATCTAAAACTTATATATGGAATCGGTTCGATTACCGAGCAAAAACTAAGAGATGAAGGTTATAGGTCCATAAGGGATCTGGTCTCACATCCTGGTTACGGCCAGCAGGCTAGACAATTTCTGGTTTATCTTGAACAGAATCAGCCTAAGCAATTAACCAAATGGATTTCCAGATGGTGTCCCTGCTCCCATCCCCATCAACTTCTGGTTTCTTCTTTTTGTGACCAGAAAAACTTTCTTCTGCTGGATATTGAGACTATGGGTCTTTATAATATGCCGGTTATACTTATAGGGGTTGCCAGGATAGTAAACGGATCAATAAGGGTAAAGCAATACCTGGCCAGAAGTTATGAAGAAGAAGCAGCAGTACTTTATCTGTTAAACCATAATCTGTCTAAAAATACGGTACTGGTTTCCTTTAACGGCAGGATGTTTGATGTACCGTTTATAAGGCAAAGACTTTATTATTACAGTCTGGTGCACGATTTAGATAAAATACACCTGGATATTTTGCAGTTTTGCAGATTTTTCTGGAAAGATCAATTTGACAGCTTCAGGCTGTCTTCACTGGAAGAAAATTTGCTGGGTATCCAGAGACATCAGGATTTACCCGGCTATATGGTGCCTCAATTTTACCAGCAGTATCTGGACAATGGTAATGTGGACACACTGGTTCCAGTCATAAATCACAATCGCCAGGACTTAGTTTCTTTAGCCAAACTTTTCTCATTATTGCATAAACAATGGAAAAAATTCCAGACATCATAA
- a CDS encoding transketolase yields MMNDIDKLTRICKLLRYYIIKSTTIAGSGHPTSSLSAVETMASLMFGGWFKYKVDYPLFANNDRLIFSKGHASPLLYALWTIAGAVDEEELWQLRRFGSNLEGHPTKNFKYGEAATGSLGQGLSIGVGMALNAKYLDMLPYRTYVLLGDSEMSEGSIWEAVQLASHYKLDNLVGIIDVNGLGQSGWTMYGHNTQRYAEMLSSFGWQTIEVEGHNITENLSAFNAAMDSKDKPVMIIADTVKGKGVSFLEDRQGWHGKALTEKEEKKALSELGEIEYGLRAKLAEPENLKPHKCSPAEDKILTVSKNKMATRKAYGMGLVNIFPKFPHIVALDGEVSNSTYSEVFRNNYPNNYFEMFIAEQNMTGVALGLSLRGKIPFMSSFAAFHSRAFDQIRMSQYSNSNIKFVGSHAGVSIGEDGPSQMGLEDLAMFRTNLDSVILYPADAVSTIKLVEQAALHQGNVYIRTTRMDTPILYKSQDEFKIGGSSTLKSSPKDVVTICAAGITVHQALKAYYNLKKEGIAVRIIDLYSIKPLDYLALLKAQRETEAIVTVEDHYAQGGLGEAVCSLLSRDNVSVHIMAVRKMPRSGSPQELLDFEEISADAITARVKAIL; encoded by the coding sequence ATGATGAATGACATAGATAAATTAACCAGAATTTGTAAACTGTTAAGGTACTATATAATAAAATCTACCACTATTGCCGGTTCAGGCCATCCTACATCATCACTTTCAGCGGTAGAAACCATGGCTTCTTTGATGTTCGGCGGGTGGTTTAAATACAAGGTTGACTACCCTTTATTTGCCAATAATGACCGGTTAATATTTTCCAAAGGTCATGCCAGTCCGCTGCTTTATGCATTGTGGACGATAGCCGGAGCTGTTGATGAAGAAGAGTTATGGCAGCTCCGCCGGTTTGGCAGTAACCTGGAAGGCCACCCTACCAAAAATTTCAAATACGGAGAAGCGGCTACCGGTTCATTGGGCCAGGGTTTAAGTATAGGTGTAGGCATGGCCTTGAATGCCAAATATCTGGATATGCTTCCATACAGGACCTATGTCCTTTTAGGGGACAGTGAAATGTCAGAAGGAAGCATATGGGAGGCAGTGCAGCTGGCCAGTCACTATAAATTAGATAATCTGGTTGGCATTATTGATGTAAATGGATTGGGGCAGAGCGGATGGACCATGTATGGCCATAATACCCAGAGGTATGCAGAAATGCTTTCATCTTTTGGGTGGCAAACCATAGAGGTAGAAGGTCATAATATAACGGAGAACCTTTCCGCTTTTAACGCTGCTATGGACTCAAAAGATAAACCGGTAATGATTATAGCCGATACCGTAAAGGGCAAGGGAGTTAGTTTTCTGGAGGACAGGCAGGGCTGGCACGGAAAGGCATTAACTGAAAAAGAAGAAAAAAAAGCACTGTCTGAACTGGGAGAAATTGAATATGGTCTGAGGGCAAAGCTGGCTGAACCTGAAAACTTAAAACCCCATAAATGCAGTCCGGCAGAAGATAAAATACTTACTGTATCTAAAAACAAGATGGCTACCAGGAAAGCGTATGGGATGGGCCTGGTTAATATATTTCCCAAATTTCCCCATATTGTAGCTCTGGATGGGGAGGTCAGCAATTCTACCTATTCAGAAGTATTCAGAAACAATTATCCCAATAACTATTTTGAGATGTTTATTGCTGAACAGAATATGACCGGGGTAGCTCTAGGCTTGAGTTTGAGAGGAAAAATTCCTTTTATGTCTTCCTTCGCAGCTTTCCACAGCCGGGCCTTTGATCAGATAAGAATGAGCCAGTACTCTAATTCAAATATAAAGTTTGTGGGTTCACATGCCGGGGTTTCCATAGGGGAGGACGGCCCCTCCCAGATGGGGCTGGAAGATTTAGCAATGTTTAGGACCAACCTGGACTCGGTAATACTCTATCCTGCTGATGCTGTATCCACTATTAAGCTGGTAGAACAGGCAGCCTTGCACCAGGGTAATGTCTATATTAGAACCACCCGGATGGATACCCCCATACTCTATAAAAGCCAAGATGAATTTAAAATCGGGGGAAGTAGTACGCTAAAAAGTAGTCCAAAAGATGTGGTTACCATCTGTGCGGCAGGAATTACCGTGCACCAGGCCTTAAAAGCGTATTACAATCTGAAAAAAGAGGGTATTGCTGTCAGAATAATTGATCTCTACAGTATAAAGCCTCTTGATTATTTAGCTTTGCTTAAAGCACAGAGAGAAACTGAAGCCATAGTTACCGTAGAGGATCATTATGCCCAAGGGGGACTGGGAGAAGCAGTTTGCAGCTTGCTTTCCAGAGACAATGTTTCTGTACACATAATGGCAGTTAGAAAGATGCCCAGAAGCGGTTCACCACAGGAGCTTCTGGACTTTGAAGAGATTTCTGCAGATGCTATAACCGCAAGAGTTAAGGCAATATTATAG
- the gnd gene encoding decarboxylating 6-phosphogluconate dehydrogenase gives MKELGFIGLGKMGYNMVLRLLENNYRVVVFDQDLKPGIELEACGAINSRSLEEMITRLRQPAVLWLMLPHNETGGMISELSNFLEKGSTIIDGGNSWWKNSQKNYDFLSRKGINFIDVGVSGGPSGARNGACLMAGAAARTFQDQKQLLNTLAGFQACRHVGKPGAGHFAKMIHNGIEYGMMQSLAEGFNLLSESEFDFDLKQIADLYNHDSVIKSRLVAWLQDAFQKFGNDLENVSSRVGHSGEGQWAVEYARVKKIKIPSIESALNFRKDKTDGFNFTKKILSALRNRFGGHPAIRRRNDE, from the coding sequence ATGAAAGAGCTGGGCTTTATAGGGCTGGGAAAAATGGGCTATAATATGGTTTTAAGACTTTTAGAAAACAATTACAGGGTAGTGGTTTTTGACCAGGACTTAAAACCCGGCATAGAGCTGGAAGCCTGCGGAGCAATCAATTCCCGTTCTTTGGAGGAGATGATAACCAGATTAAGGCAGCCTGCAGTTTTATGGTTAATGCTTCCCCATAATGAAACCGGTGGCATGATCAGCGAATTATCCAATTTTTTAGAAAAAGGCAGCACCATTATTGATGGCGGCAATTCATGGTGGAAGAATTCTCAAAAAAATTATGATTTTCTGAGCCGGAAAGGCATAAACTTCATAGATGTTGGAGTCAGCGGGGGGCCTTCCGGAGCCAGAAACGGGGCCTGCCTTATGGCAGGTGCTGCTGCCCGGACTTTTCAGGACCAGAAACAGCTGTTAAATACTCTGGCCGGTTTTCAGGCCTGCAGACATGTTGGAAAGCCTGGAGCGGGCCATTTTGCCAAGATGATACATAATGGTATTGAATACGGGATGATGCAGTCACTGGCCGAAGGTTTTAACCTTCTTTCTGAATCAGAATTTGATTTTGACCTGAAACAGATAGCAGACCTTTACAACCATGACAGCGTAATAAAATCCAGGCTGGTTGCCTGGCTGCAGGATGCTTTCCAAAAGTTCGGAAATGATTTGGAAAATGTAAGCAGCAGGGTGGGACATTCCGGTGAAGGCCAGTGGGCAGTAGAGTATGCCCGGGTAAAAAAAATTAAAATACCTTCAATTGAAAGTGCATTAAATTTTAGAAAAGATAAAACCGACGGTTTCAATTTTACCAAAAAGATACTGTCTGCATTAAGAAACAGGTTTGGAGGTCATCCAGCAATAAGGAGGAGGAATGATGAATGA
- a CDS encoding Cof-type HAD-IIB family hydrolase — protein sequence MIKLIVSDVDGTLIDKKYQIPELNMRALQDCKREGIRIVLATGKLIYSLIPIIKPLGLTMPQITAGGATLIDLNLKVHRAIKLNPDLFSEIIDYIKSNGYSPLVSLQDNIMYYDQFTPVVDYIKQTGENLQQTSNLDSDNFKNNAIAISVLHQQEEFGNKLVEKFSNGGVMITRPWKTYVNILPARASKGRALKEIIKHLDLRQEEVAVFGDNLNDLSMFDTAGLKIAVKNAHQQLTDTADIITGSNNEAGVGKAIYNHILEGGP from the coding sequence ATGATAAAACTTATTGTTTCCGATGTTGATGGAACCCTGATCGACAAAAAATACCAGATACCTGAACTTAATATGCGGGCTCTGCAGGACTGCAAAAGGGAAGGTATAAGAATCGTACTGGCTACCGGTAAACTTATCTACTCCCTGATTCCAATAATTAAACCCCTGGGTCTTACCATGCCCCAGATAACAGCAGGGGGAGCAACACTGATTGACTTAAACCTGAAAGTACATAGAGCTATAAAATTAAATCCGGATCTTTTTTCAGAGATTATAGACTATATTAAATCCAATGGGTACAGCCCTCTGGTCTCTCTGCAGGATAATATTATGTATTATGATCAGTTTACTCCGGTAGTAGATTATATAAAGCAAACCGGCGAAAACCTGCAGCAGACTTCCAATCTTGACAGTGATAATTTCAAGAATAATGCAATAGCTATAAGTGTTCTACACCAGCAGGAGGAATTTGGAAATAAACTGGTAGAAAAGTTTTCCAATGGTGGGGTTATGATTACCAGACCCTGGAAAACCTATGTAAACATCCTGCCGGCCAGAGCATCCAAGGGTAGGGCATTGAAGGAAATAATTAAACATTTAGACCTGAGGCAGGAAGAGGTTGCGGTTTTTGGTGATAATTTAAATGATTTAAGTATGTTTGATACCGCAGGATTAAAGATTGCGGTAAAAAATGCTCATCAGCAGCTAACCGATACTGCGGATATTATTACCGGGAGTAACAATGAGGCCGGGGTAGGCAAGGCCATATATAACCATATACTTGAAGGCGGGCCATGA
- a CDS encoding DegV family protein has protein sequence MSKIAVVTDSSSDIPQKIAHDLGISIIPMYINIEGKSYKEGREINNEQVYKALADGYMVRTSGPSAADFMEVFTRLFDEKIEKIYTICLSSKLSGTLNSALLAQRNFKKGLIKIIDSRNTTISMGLLVTETARLAKLDLAEDELESKIAYLIEETSFYAAIENFKYVFRSGRTPFLGKFLSKALIFKPVVSINSNGKIYLKSFSKSKQKAILKLYKQTITSIDTRRAWRIGIFYGDRIQPALDLKQRFEENNKGNIREIILSEVTTVISAHTGPGIWGVAYSPILNY, from the coding sequence ATGTCAAAAATTGCTGTAGTCACCGACAGTTCATCAGATATACCCCAAAAGATTGCCCACGATCTGGGAATAAGCATAATACCCATGTACATAAATATTGAAGGCAAATCCTATAAAGAAGGCCGGGAGATAAATAATGAACAGGTATATAAAGCATTAGCAGACGGTTATATGGTACGTACCTCCGGACCTTCAGCAGCTGATTTTATGGAGGTATTCACCCGGTTATTTGATGAGAAAATAGAAAAAATCTATACTATCTGCCTCAGCTCCAAACTCTCCGGCACGCTTAACTCAGCCTTACTTGCCCAGCGAAATTTTAAGAAGGGGCTGATAAAAATAATAGATTCCAGAAATACAACCATAAGCATGGGCCTTCTGGTAACCGAAACCGCAAGACTGGCTAAATTAGACTTAGCTGAAGATGAATTGGAATCAAAGATTGCTTACCTGATTGAAGAGACCAGTTTTTATGCCGCCATAGAGAATTTTAAATACGTATTTAGAAGTGGGAGAACCCCTTTTTTAGGAAAATTTCTAAGCAAGGCCCTGATCTTTAAACCGGTAGTATCGATAAACAGTAATGGCAAAATCTATTTAAAAAGTTTTTCAAAAAGCAAGCAAAAAGCTATCCTTAAGCTATACAAACAGACCATTACCAGCATAGACACCCGGCGGGCATGGCGCATAGGAATTTTTTATGGCGACCGGATTCAACCAGCCCTGGACCTAAAACAGCGTTTTGAAGAAAATAATAAGGGTAATATCAGGGAAATAATATTATCCGAAGTTACCACGGTTATAAGCGCCCATACCGGCCCGGGAATATGGGGCGTAGCTTATAGCCCTATTCTGAATTACTGA
- a CDS encoding FAD-binding protein, with product MGRLKINQEKVNREVSKKLIELCPFGSISEKEGQLEIDSGCKMCKLCVKKGPKGVIEFIQDSGPKVDKDQWKDITVYVDHVDGEIHPVTYELIGKARELARKVGFKVNCLFIGHSILEKAEQLLEYGVDQVFVYDDQKLKEFRIEPYALAFEDYIKQLKPSIILVGATTIGRSLAPRVAGRFRTGLTADCTVLDIKNNTDLVQIRPAFGGNIMARIITPNSRPQFATVRYKVMDAAVKFSNMEGKIRAMDTGQLKFSSGIDVLNITEKEIEENISDAETIIAVGKAVKDNKQMDMIKKLARLLGAQIAGTRPLIESGLIEPQKQIGLSGRTVKPKLIITLGVSGAVQFIAGMIGSDHIFAVNKDTQAPIFNIANYSIVGDIFEVVPQLIEEIKKHKGTDVKECVGVK from the coding sequence ATGGGAAGATTAAAGATAAATCAGGAAAAAGTAAATAGAGAAGTTTCCAAAAAACTTATAGAGTTATGCCCCTTTGGCAGTATAAGTGAAAAAGAGGGGCAGCTTGAAATAGATTCAGGCTGTAAAATGTGTAAATTATGTGTAAAAAAAGGTCCCAAAGGAGTTATAGAGTTTATACAGGATTCAGGACCAAAAGTGGATAAGGACCAATGGAAGGATATTACCGTTTATGTGGATCATGTAGATGGAGAAATACATCCGGTTACCTATGAGCTCATTGGAAAAGCCAGAGAACTGGCCCGGAAGGTTGGATTTAAGGTTAATTGCCTGTTTATAGGCCACAGCATTCTGGAAAAGGCTGAACAGCTCCTGGAATACGGAGTGGACCAAGTCTTTGTATATGATGACCAGAAATTAAAAGAATTCCGTATTGAGCCCTATGCTTTAGCCTTTGAAGATTATATAAAACAGCTTAAACCTTCCATCATTTTGGTTGGAGCCACCACCATCGGCAGGTCTCTGGCTCCCCGGGTTGCAGGAAGGTTTAGAACCGGCCTTACTGCTGACTGCACCGTGCTGGACATTAAAAATAATACAGACCTGGTGCAGATAAGACCGGCTTTCGGAGGCAATATAATGGCCCGGATCATTACTCCAAATTCAAGGCCGCAGTTCGCGACCGTAAGGTATAAAGTTATGGACGCCGCTGTTAAATTCAGCAACATGGAGGGGAAAATAAGGGCTATGGATACCGGACAGCTGAAATTTTCTTCAGGCATCGATGTATTAAATATTACTGAAAAGGAAATTGAGGAAAATATATCAGATGCTGAAACTATAATTGCTGTAGGGAAAGCAGTAAAGGATAATAAACAAATGGATATGATCAAGAAACTGGCCCGGCTTCTGGGGGCACAGATTGCTGGAACCAGACCGTTGATAGAATCAGGACTTATAGAGCCTCAGAAACAGATCGGCTTAAGCGGGAGAACAGTTAAGCCCAAACTAATAATCACCCTGGGTGTATCTGGAGCAGTACAGTTTATTGCCGGCATGATCGGCTCTGACCATATATTTGCCGTAAACAAAGATACGCAGGCGCCCATCTTTAATATAGCCAATTACAGCATTGTGGGTGATATTTTTGAAGTGGTTCCCCAGTTAATTGAGGAAATAAAGAAACATAAAGGTACCGATGTTAAAGAATGTGTGGGTGTAAAATGA
- a CDS encoding FAD-binding oxidoreductase, translating into MKEAVINNEYKKIELEDIDYLASIVGRESLYLGEDIHEDFCHDELFSISQMPDVLIEVKNTDQISKVLKYANQHKIPVVARGSGTGLVGGAVPIFGGILINMTKMDKIISLDDENLALTVESGALLMDIAKHVEENDLFYPPDPGEKSATIGGNISTNAGGMRALKYGVTRDYVLGLEVVLPNGEVLDIGGKVVKNSSGYSLKDLFCGSEGTLGIITKAILKLLPLPKKFISLLVPFPDLDSAIAVVPKILKLKIVPTAIEFMQKEVLKSAEEYLGKRIPDNSGAASYLLFTFDGNSKEEVEKEYETVARACIDNGAFDAYIVDTDERKEMVWSARNTLLEAVKASTSELDECDVVLPRNKIAEFVN; encoded by the coding sequence ATGAAAGAAGCAGTAATAAATAATGAATATAAAAAAATTGAATTAGAGGATATAGATTATTTAGCTTCAATAGTGGGCAGGGAAAGCCTTTATTTGGGTGAAGATATACATGAAGATTTTTGCCATGACGAACTGTTTAGCATAAGCCAGATGCCGGATGTACTAATTGAAGTTAAAAATACCGATCAAATATCCAAGGTATTAAAATATGCAAACCAGCATAAAATACCGGTGGTAGCCAGAGGCTCAGGAACCGGTCTGGTAGGAGGAGCTGTTCCTATTTTTGGAGGTATCCTTATCAATATGACCAAAATGGACAAGATTATCAGCCTGGATGATGAAAACCTGGCTCTTACTGTAGAATCTGGAGCTTTGCTTATGGATATAGCCAAGCATGTAGAGGAAAACGATCTCTTCTATCCCCCCGATCCGGGAGAAAAGTCAGCTACTATAGGCGGTAATATAAGCACCAATGCCGGGGGTATGAGGGCCTTAAAATATGGGGTTACCAGGGACTATGTATTGGGCCTGGAAGTAGTACTACCCAATGGAGAAGTACTTGATATCGGAGGAAAGGTAGTAAAAAACAGTTCTGGCTATAGCCTGAAAGACTTATTCTGCGGTTCCGAAGGTACCCTGGGAATAATAACCAAGGCTATACTCAAGCTATTGCCTTTGCCCAAGAAGTTCATCAGTTTACTGGTTCCTTTTCCTGATCTGGATAGTGCCATAGCTGTAGTTCCCAAAATACTTAAGCTGAAGATTGTACCTACGGCCATAGAATTTATGCAAAAAGAAGTACTGAAATCAGCAGAAGAATATCTGGGGAAAAGAATACCTGATAATTCAGGCGCTGCCTCCTATCTGCTGTTTACCTTTGATGGAAACAGTAAGGAAGAAGTTGAAAAGGAATATGAGACCGTGGCCAGGGCCTGTATAGACAATGGTGCTTTTGATGCTTATATAGTAGATACAGATGAAAGAAAGGAAATGGTATGGTCTGCCAGAAATACACTCCTGGAAGCAGTTAAGGCTTCCACTTCTGAACTGGATGAATGCGATGTTGTGCTTCCCCGTAACAAGATTGCTGAATTTGTAAATTGA
- a CDS encoding rRNA pseudouridine synthase — protein MNKVRIAKYLADCGLGSRRKCEQLILDGKIKVNGRPVDKLSLKVGKQDQVYCLDRKVYPQAKLVIALNKPGGYLSTVKDDFKRKKVTDLIDLEQRLYPAGRLDYNSRGLLIMTNDGYLAYQITHPKFSIPKTYRVKIKGFIDDSHLQRINKGIEIEDREVAILSTRVLKRNPDYSLIDLRLVEGRKRIIRRVFKKLGYQVQDLVRTKIGKYDLGDLKEGQYKILDSRQVKKLVSK, from the coding sequence GTGAATAAGGTTAGAATAGCTAAATATCTGGCAGATTGCGGGCTTGGTTCCAGAAGAAAATGTGAACAGCTGATACTGGATGGAAAAATTAAAGTGAATGGCAGGCCTGTAGACAAGCTTTCTCTTAAAGTAGGAAAGCAGGACCAAGTATACTGCCTGGACCGCAAGGTTTATCCCCAGGCCAAGCTGGTTATTGCTTTAAACAAGCCCGGCGGCTATCTGTCAACAGTTAAGGATGATTTTAAAAGAAAAAAGGTAACTGACCTTATAGATTTAGAACAGAGGCTTTATCCGGCAGGCAGGCTGGATTATAATTCAAGAGGCCTGTTAATTATGACCAATGACGGTTACCTTGCTTATCAGATTACTCACCCTAAATTTAGCATCCCCAAGACCTATAGAGTAAAAATTAAGGGTTTTATTGATGACTCCCATCTACAGCGGATTAATAAGGGAATAGAAATTGAGGACCGGGAAGTAGCTATACTGTCTACCCGGGTTTTAAAAAGAAACCCTGATTACTCCTTGATTGATTTACGGCTGGTAGAGGGCAGAAAAAGGATTATCAGAAGAGTGTTTAAAAAACTGGGCTACCAGGTTCAGGACCTGGTAAGAACCAAAATCGGAAAATATGATTTAGGGGATTTAAAAGAAGGCCAGTACAAGATACTTGATAGCAGACAGGTTAAAAAACTGGTTTCAAAATAA
- the scpB gene encoding SMC-Scp complex subunit ScpB: protein MNQKTNKKFNLLQTDQPLLKACIEGILFISEQPVKSREIADALGIEPGEAKEIIENLKQEYIDSGRGFILRKVAGGYRFYSNPAISDYIKDFVKSNIRSHLSQAALETLAITAYKQPVTRTQIAEIRGVRTDSVVVTLVEKGLLKEAGKLKEPGNPIIYRTTEKFLELMGIDSLSQLPPLDSIDSE, encoded by the coding sequence ATGAATCAAAAAACCAATAAAAAATTTAATCTACTTCAAACCGATCAGCCACTTCTAAAAGCATGCATAGAAGGAATCCTGTTTATATCCGAGCAGCCGGTAAAGAGCAGGGAAATTGCTGATGCTCTAGGCATAGAGCCCGGTGAGGCCAAAGAAATAATTGAAAATCTGAAGCAGGAATATATTGATTCCGGCCGGGGCTTTATATTAAGGAAAGTGGCCGGCGGCTACCGTTTTTATTCCAATCCGGCCATAAGTGATTACATAAAAGACTTCGTTAAATCCAATATAAGATCCCATCTTTCACAGGCGGCATTAGAAACTCTGGCCATAACCGCCTATAAACAACCGGTTACCCGTACCCAGATAGCTGAGATAAGAGGGGTAAGGACCGATAGCGTGGTAGTAACCCTGGTAGAAAAGGGGTTGCTGAAGGAAGCAGGTAAGCTCAAGGAACCAGGTAACCCCATAATCTACAGGACTACTGAAAAATTCCTTGAACTGATGGGAATAGACAGCTTGAGTCAGTTACCACCATTAGATAGTATTGACAGTGAATAA
- a CDS encoding segregation/condensation protein A — MELTEGSGQYIIHYQDQSGPVKLLLELVQTKKADIYQINMNEIISGFVDFINQHREVAIDTLSGFIYTASVLLEIKSRSLLPSKNTENQKQQEISEEILKLREREYRIFKKLSLYLEKSLETEELFFVREAPVEKEFLDIMPNFLEGINKNDLASIARNLFRGDPVQLGLDIAYNHRNIRSIYDEMERINIRLEQKEEITFKQLTMEFKQVLDIIICFLSILELYKNEQIEIIQFENFGNIIIKKINKDESKNQ, encoded by the coding sequence TTGGAATTGACTGAGGGCTCAGGGCAATACATCATCCATTACCAGGACCAGTCTGGTCCTGTAAAATTGTTGCTGGAGCTGGTGCAAACCAAAAAAGCTGATATATACCAGATAAACATGAATGAGATTATCAGCGGCTTTGTTGATTTTATAAACCAGCACCGGGAAGTGGCTATTGATACCTTGTCCGGGTTTATTTATACTGCATCGGTCCTGCTGGAAATAAAATCCCGGTCACTTTTGCCTTCCAAGAATACAGAAAATCAGAAACAGCAGGAGATAAGCGAAGAAATTCTTAAATTAAGGGAAAGAGAATACAGGATTTTTAAGAAACTGAGCTTATACCTGGAAAAATCTTTGGAAACCGAAGAATTGTTTTTTGTGAGAGAAGCTCCGGTAGAAAAAGAATTTTTGGATATTATGCCAAATTTTCTAGAAGGAATTAATAAAAATGATCTGGCCTCGATAGCAAGAAATCTATTCAGGGGGGATCCGGTACAGCTGGGGTTGGATATAGCTTACAATCATCGGAATATAAGGTCCATTTATGATGAAATGGAGAGAATAAATATAAGATTGGAACAAAAAGAAGAAATTACTTTCAAGCAATTAACCATGGAGTTCAAGCAGGTTCTGGATATAATTATTTGCTTTTTATCCATTCTGGAATTGTATAAAAATGAACAAATAGAAATTATTCAATTTGAAAACTTCGGAAATATAATCATTAAAAAAATAAATAAAGATGAATCAAAAAACCAATAA